The Bacteroidota bacterium genome has a segment encoding these proteins:
- a CDS encoding site-specific integrase: MGRWTSYNLLFFIKRKKLLKSGKAALFAKITVNKRSAEFVLKCTVNPEHWSKEMGAAKGNSQEAKLVNEFINSVKFRFQSNINKMISGGIEITAENLKNKYLGFEPKAKTVLEIFQEHNQKLKALVGNEFAYGTYQNYLTSYRHIRDFILFKFKKDDLEISKVNHEFISSYAFYLKSEKSCNHNTAMKQLNNFKKITRTALYSDLLPKDPFLNYKLSVKKVDRDFLTDHELSKLINKKFTIYRLQVVKDCFLFACYTGLAHADLQRLTSENLIIGVDNKLWISIKRKKTNVQSNIPLLPVAKAILDEYKEHPIVIEKGLLLPILSNQKMNAYLKEIADICGITKTLTSHIARYTFATTITLNNDVPIESVSKMLGHSSLEMTKIYARLLDKKVGRDMEHIAEKYSS; this comes from the coding sequence ATGGGCCGTTGGACATCTTACAATCTGTTATTTTTCATCAAAAGAAAAAAACTTCTTAAATCAGGAAAAGCAGCATTATTTGCTAAGATTACTGTCAATAAAAGGAGTGCTGAATTCGTATTAAAATGCACTGTAAATCCTGAGCACTGGAGCAAGGAAATGGGCGCAGCTAAAGGAAATTCACAGGAAGCCAAGTTAGTTAATGAATTTATTAATTCCGTTAAATTCAGGTTTCAATCCAACATCAATAAGATGATCAGTGGAGGTATTGAGATAACTGCTGAAAATCTTAAAAATAAGTACCTTGGATTCGAACCAAAAGCTAAAACTGTTCTGGAAATTTTCCAAGAACACAATCAAAAATTAAAGGCATTGGTAGGCAATGAATTTGCTTATGGAACATATCAGAATTACCTCACTTCATACCGGCACATCAGGGATTTTATTCTTTTTAAATTTAAAAAGGATGATTTGGAAATCTCTAAGGTAAATCATGAATTCATTTCCTCTTACGCATTCTACCTCAAGAGTGAGAAAAGCTGTAATCATAATACTGCAATGAAGCAGCTTAATAACTTCAAAAAAATTACCCGTACTGCGCTTTATAGTGATTTATTGCCAAAGGATCCTTTTTTAAATTATAAACTCTCAGTGAAGAAAGTCGATCGCGATTTCTTAACAGATCATGAATTATCTAAACTTATTAATAAGAAGTTCACTATTTATAGACTTCAGGTTGTAAAGGACTGTTTCCTTTTCGCCTGTTATACCGGCCTGGCTCATGCTGACCTACAAAGACTGACTTCTGAAAATCTCATCATTGGTGTTGACAATAAACTCTGGATAAGCATAAAAAGAAAAAAAACCAATGTCCAAAGTAATATTCCACTCTTACCGGTTGCAAAAGCAATCCTGGATGAATACAAAGAACACCCAATAGTCATCGAAAAGGGGTTACTTCTACCAATTCTATCCAACCAAAAAATGAATGCATACCTGAAGGAAATTGCAGATATTTGTGGCATAACTAAAACACTTACAAGTCACATAGCCAGATATACTTTTGCAACCACAATCACACTTAATAATGATGTGCCAATTGAAAGCGTTTCAAAAATGTTAGGGCACAGTTCCCTGGAAATGACTAAAATTTATGCCAGATTACTAGATAAAAAAGTCGGAAGGGACATGGAACACATCGCTGAAAAGTACTCGTCTTAA